GTTTTTGTGTCGAACCGTGGACTTTAATATCTATAGGCTGTGTCTGTATAGTTTTAAGTTCTTTTGTTTTTGTATCGAAAAACGTCAGTTCAAAAGGTTTGATCGTAAAATCATGGTCACCTACAAATACCAATTTTTGTGTCAAAATATCATCTTGAATTTCACTCTTTTCATCAAAAATATTCACACCGTCTATATGAGGTTTAAAGCTCTCGATATCCTCCAGGTTTCCACTTCCCTCTACTTTTACAACTACATTGACAGCTTCATTTGGATTGACACTTGTTTTATCTACACTTGCATTAAGAGTAAAGTCCCCTATTAGCTTTGCATCATGTGGCAAAGGTTTTACATCTAAAGTGATCTCATTAGAAAAATAACTCTTCCATTGCACCTGTGGCATAAACGTCGGACTCCATCCTTGTGAGTTTACCCTTGAAGCAACTCGTAATTGTGCAGCAGAGATCGTAATGTTCCCTTCTCTTTGAGGAGTAAGAATATATTTCACTTTTGTGAGTATATACTCACCATCCTCACTTCTGCTTGGTTTAGATTCACTTTTTTTCCACAAACCTTTAAAGTCTGATGGTAAAAATTTACTGTCTACCAGAGAAGCACTCTGCTTTTGTTTGAGTAATAACGTCAGTGTAATACTCTCCCCAACATAGGGATCCATTTTAGAAACATTATATTCTAAAAGGAAATCCTGCCCTACTTGTGCACTTTGTTTTCTCACTTCGAGCTTTACACTGTTTGATTTTACTATTTTTCCATCAAGATCCACCTCAACAGGATCGATCGTACAGCTCTTCTGTGCTATAAACTGATATACGTATGTATATGTCTTTTTATAGTCAGTTCCTATCATTTCAATATTTGTTCTCGAACCGCTTGAGATAATGTTATGTCCGCAAAGTTGATAGATAGAGGGTTGCGTAGCATCAGAACCGTCCACTTTTAAAGAATAAGTCACCATATCACCGATAGTTGCAACTCTCGGAGAGATACTTGCACTCACACCTCCGTATAAACTACTTACTAAAAATAAAAATAATATAGATATTTTACCAAGGCTTTTCATCTTCACTCCTTTGGATTTTTTGATCTTGATTTAGTTGGTATAAAAATGTTTTCTGTTTATTATTCAGGGCTTTAAGCCATTTTTTCTCTTCGGCATCACTCATCATATCTTGCTTATGGGCTTGAGCGGCACTGGAGTTTTGAGGATCTAATTTTTCCTCTTTATTCTCCTGTTTTTGTTCTTTAGACTCATTTTGTTTCTTTTGCTCATTCTCTTTTTTGTTCTCTTCCTGCTTTTCTTGCTGAGATTTTTGTTTTTCATCTTGCTTTTTATTTTGCTGTTTCTCTTTACCGTCACCCTGATTTTGTTGCTGATCGTTTTGCTCTTTTTTCTGCTGCTCCGGATCCTTTTTCTCCTCTTTTTGATCGTTTTGATCTTGGTTTTGCTTTTGGTCCTGATTCTTCTGATCTTGCTGCTGTTGCTTTTTCTTCTCTAGAGCTTTTTTAACCGCTTCAAGGTTTTCTTCTATATCTTTATCTTCTTTTAGTTTTAAAGAATTTTTATATGCATCTATCGCACTTTGTAAACTTTTTTCATCCCCAATTTTTGCATAAGAGTTCCCGATGTTTCCATATTTTTTCGCTTCTGAATCATCATCTATAAAATGTGCTTTTTTATACTGCTCGATCGCCTTTTTGTACTCTTTTTGTTTATAGAGGGCATTTGCACTGTTATAGTAACTTGCATCATCTTTATGAGTTGTCGCATAATTTTTATAAAGTCCCTCGGCTTTTTTATACTCTTTATTTTCATACGCACTTTTAGCATCGCTAAGATCTTTAAAATCGAGTATTCCCGCTTTAAGGTTTGTACTTCCAAAAAGTGTCAATGCTAACAAGATAGTTGCAGGCACTTCAACATGTTTTCGTTTACTCATAGAAGATGTTGCGATCAGAAAAATAATCATTGCCAAACCTAACGGATAGTAAAACAACGGTATATACTTCTCAATCTTTTTCGATTTCAACTCTTTTTTCTTTGCAATAGACTCGATCTCGCTAACCATCTTTTTAATATCTTGATCGGAGTTCACACTCTGAATATATACCCCTCCGGTTTTAACTGCCAGTTCTGAGATAGTACTATTTAGTTTTGAGATCACAATATCACCGTTTTGTTTAATAAACCCCCCGTTTTTCTCTCTAATAGGAGCACCTTGAGGTGTTGCAACACCGATCACAAACACAACAATATTGTTCTCTTTTGCAAACTCTATCTCCTCTGAGAAATCCTCTTTGTCACCACCGTCACTAAAAACCAACAGATACTTTTTCTTATCGCTCTCTATATTGTTTTTAACAACTTCCAGCATGGAAAGAAGACTCGTTCCCTTCTCTGTTATTGAATCGGTATCGAGCTTATCGAGTAAAAAAGAGACCGCACTGTGATCAAAGCTAAGCGGAGAGACAAGATAGGAATTTTTCGCATATGCAATCACACTCACACGCTCATTAGGAGCTAATTTCAACAACTCCAATGCTTTGTGTTTTGCAAGTTTTAATCTGTTAGGGTAGAGATCTTCAGCAAGCATAGAGTCAGATATATCTAAAGCCAAAATAATATCTGCACTTTTTGCCTGAATCTCTATCTCACCCTCTTTTATTACAGGAGCTGCCAATGCAATTACCATAAAAACAGCCATTAAAAAAAAGAGTGCATTTCGGGCTCTTAATGTCAATGTATTTGCACTCACACGCAGTTTTTGCATCACGTGTTCAGAGAAGAAAGTTGCCTGTGACTCTCGTTGTGTGAGTAAAAGAGCAAAGAGTATAAATACGGGTGGGAGCATATAGTATAAAAACTCCGGATGTAAAAAGCTCATCACATACCTCCCCGTTTATTTCTTAAATATACATACATCATTAACGATAAAAGTGCGACAAAAAGAGGATAAAAGTAGTAGTACTGTTTATAGGTAAAAGTCTCATTTTTTATCTCTGACTTCTCCAGCTTATCGATCTTCTCATAGATCTCTTTGAGCTGTGAAGCGTTTGAGGCTCCATATGCCACACCACCTGTATCTTGTGCAATTTTACTAAGCACTGCACGGTTATATTCATTTGGTGCACCTACGCCGATCGGATACACTTTAATCCCCTCTTTTTTAGCCATATCGAGTGCTACGTCTAACGGGATCCTATCTACCCCTGCCGTTGAGTATCCATCCGTTAAAAGAATCGCTATTTTTGTTTTGGAACCACTCTCTTTTAAAAGGTGTACCCCTTGTGCCAGCCCCTCATAAAGAGCCGTATATTTTCCGGCAATCCCTTCATGAAGCTGCATAACCAGTGAGGAGAGAATATTTTTATCGTAGGTAAGCGGTGAAGCGATAAAAGAGTACTGCCCAAAGACCACAAGCCCCATATTATCGTTCTCCCTTTTTTGAATAAAATCACTTACAATATTTTTTACAATATCAAAACGGCTAGCACCCGGGTTTAACATATCAAATCCACGCTGAGCCATAGACTCAGAAGCATCTAAAATAAGTGCTATCTCGTACCCTTCTTTAGGTTTTAACTCATAGGGCTCGTCCTTTACAGGTGACATCAAAGCCAACACCATCATTACAATCCCCAGCCATTTGAGTAAAAACAGAAGTTTTGAACTGGCTATGGAATTTTTTACAAACTGTGCGGAATGGGGAAAATATATAGAGGGTAATCTCATTTTACACAGTGTCTCACACGCTATGTAAAAAAAGATCACAAATGCGATCTTGGGAAATTCAAAATAGATGCCGTCAAACATCTAACATCCCCTTATAAACATCAATCTGCCGTAAAGTTTCACCATCAAAAGGTTCAACACTCTTTTTATACTTATAAGGCTCTAACTTCTCCACCATAAGTTCATAGTGTTTGAGGTGTCTTGGCGTATCATCTTTAAATGTTGCGCCATAGTGTGTAAGGTCATATGCCGCTTGTTTTGTTTGCTCAAAATCCAATGCTTCCAAGATTGTAAAATGTTCTTTTCTTTCATTGTATTTTTTTCTGTCTCGAAGATATCTGTAAAGAAGGTAAAGTATCCCCAGTAAAATAATCGTAGCAACTGTAATAATGGCAATAAAATAGTACAAAGAGTACTCTTGAACCTCGATCAGGGGTTTTATATCGTGAAGCGGTATATCATAAGTATTGTCTAGTTTATCCATCACTATCTCCCCTCAAAAACACGTCTAAGTGCTACACCAACACTGTCATCTGTATAGATTTTTGTAAAACGAATTTGTTGT
Above is a window of Sulfurimonas marina DNA encoding:
- a CDS encoding BatD family protein translates to MKSLGKISILFLFLVSSLYGGVSASISPRVATIGDMVTYSLKVDGSDATQPSIYQLCGHNIISSGSRTNIEMIGTDYKKTYTYVYQFIAQKSCTIDPVEVDLDGKIVKSNSVKLEVRKQSAQVGQDFLLEYNVSKMDPYVGESITLTLLLKQKQSASLVDSKFLPSDFKGLWKKSESKPSRSEDGEYILTKVKYILTPQREGNITISAAQLRVASRVNSQGWSPTFMPQVQWKSYFSNEITLDVKPLPHDAKLIGDFTLNASVDKTSVNPNEAVNVVVKVEGSGNLEDIESFKPHIDGVNIFDEKSEIQDDILTQKLVFVGDHDFTIKPFELTFFDTKTKELKTIQTQPIDIKVHGSTQKPQQPLTIKKDQQIEEKPFSTQNEATTKTDYLSVALAFIFGVLVGIIVMILKVQKFSTNEKQRFSLKDEKLLLVKLLPYKDGDKEVREIVEILEKNLYSSEKEQVDKVKIKEIVKKYGIS
- a CDS encoding vWA domain-containing protein, with the translated sequence MSFLHPEFLYYMLPPVFILFALLLTQRESQATFFSEHVMQKLRVSANTLTLRARNALFFLMAVFMVIALAAPVIKEGEIEIQAKSADIILALDISDSMLAEDLYPNRLKLAKHKALELLKLAPNERVSVIAYAKNSYLVSPLSFDHSAVSFLLDKLDTDSITEKGTSLLSMLEVVKNNIESDKKKYLLVFSDGGDKEDFSEEIEFAKENNIVVFVIGVATPQGAPIREKNGGFIKQNGDIVISKLNSTISELAVKTGGVYIQSVNSDQDIKKMVSEIESIAKKKELKSKKIEKYIPLFYYPLGLAMIIFLIATSSMSKRKHVEVPATILLALTLFGSTNLKAGILDFKDLSDAKSAYENKEYKKAEGLYKNYATTHKDDASYYNSANALYKQKEYKKAIEQYKKAHFIDDDSEAKKYGNIGNSYAKIGDEKSLQSAIDAYKNSLKLKEDKDIEENLEAVKKALEKKKQQQQDQKNQDQKQNQDQNDQKEEKKDPEQQKKEQNDQQQNQGDGKEKQQNKKQDEKQKSQQEKQEENKKENEQKKQNESKEQKQENKEEKLDPQNSSAAQAHKQDMMSDAEEKKWLKALNNKQKTFLYQLNQDQKIQRSEDEKPW
- a CDS encoding vWA domain-containing protein is translated as MFDGIYFEFPKIAFVIFFYIACETLCKMRLPSIYFPHSAQFVKNSIASSKLLFLLKWLGIVMMVLALMSPVKDEPYELKPKEGYEIALILDASESMAQRGFDMLNPGASRFDIVKNIVSDFIQKRENDNMGLVVFGQYSFIASPLTYDKNILSSLVMQLHEGIAGKYTALYEGLAQGVHLLKESGSKTKIAILLTDGYSTAGVDRIPLDVALDMAKKEGIKVYPIGVGAPNEYNRAVLSKIAQDTGGVAYGASNASQLKEIYEKIDKLEKSEIKNETFTYKQYYYFYPLFVALLSLMMYVYLRNKRGGM